One Tamlana carrageenivorans genomic region harbors:
- the trpB gene encoding tryptophan synthase subunit beta — protein MNNYNVNEKGYYGEFGGAFIPEMLYPNVEELRQNYLKVMAEPDFKAEFDKLLKDYVGRPSPLYFAKRLSEKYNTKIYLKREDLNHTGAHKINNTIGQILMAKRLGKTRIIAETGAGQHGVATATVCALMGLECIVYMGEIDIARQAPNVARMKMLGATVVPAKSGSRTLKDATNEAIRDWINNPVDTHYIIGSAIGPHPYPDMVTRFQAVISEEIKWQLKEQEGRENPDYVVACIGGGSNAAGTYYHYLHEEEVGIIAVEAAGLGVDSGESAATSVLGKEGIIHGCKTMLMQTKDGQITEPYSISAGLDYPGVGPMHAHLCKTGRAEFMAITDDQAMNAGLDLCKLEGIIPAIESSHALAIFEQRKFKPTDVVVVSLSGRGDKDLQNYIEYFKI, from the coding sequence ATGAATAATTACAACGTAAACGAAAAAGGTTATTATGGCGAATTTGGAGGTGCTTTTATTCCAGAAATGCTATATCCTAATGTAGAAGAATTACGCCAAAACTACCTAAAAGTAATGGCCGAACCCGATTTTAAAGCAGAATTCGATAAACTTTTAAAAGATTACGTAGGTCGCCCCTCGCCGCTATATTTTGCGAAGCGTCTTTCAGAAAAATACAATACCAAAATATATTTAAAACGCGAAGATTTAAACCATACGGGAGCGCATAAAATCAACAATACTATTGGTCAGATTTTAATGGCGAAACGCCTTGGTAAAACCCGCATTATTGCCGAAACTGGCGCGGGACAGCACGGTGTGGCAACAGCAACGGTTTGTGCCTTAATGGGTCTAGAGTGTATCGTGTATATGGGTGAAATTGACATTGCTAGACAGGCTCCAAACGTGGCAAGAATGAAAATGCTTGGCGCAACCGTTGTGCCTGCAAAATCTGGAAGCCGCACCCTTAAAGATGCCACAAACGAAGCCATTCGCGATTGGATTAACAACCCCGTAGACACCCATTATATCATTGGTTCAGCTATTGGTCCGCACCCCTACCCAGACATGGTAACGCGTTTTCAAGCCGTGATTTCCGAAGAAATTAAATGGCAATTAAAAGAACAAGAAGGCCGTGAAAACCCCGATTATGTGGTGGCTTGCATTGGTGGTGGATCGAACGCCGCTGGAACCTATTACCACTACTTACACGAGGAAGAAGTAGGCATTATTGCCGTTGAAGCTGCCGGTTTGGGCGTCGATTCTGGTGAAAGTGCAGCCACTTCTGTTTTAGGAAAAGAAGGGATTATTCACGGTTGTAAAACCATGTTGATGCAAACTAAAGACGGACAAATAACCGAGCCATATTCGATTTCAGCAGGATTGGATTACCCTGGCGTAGGCCCGATGCACGCACATCTTTGCAAAACAGGACGTGCCGAATTTATGGCCATTACCGACGATCAAGCGATGAATGCTGGACTGGATTTATGTAAGTTAGAAGGCATTATTCCAGCCATCGAAAGTTCGCACGCTTTAGCCATTTTTGAGCAACGCAAGTTTAAACCAACAGATGTGGTTGTCGTGAGTTTATCTGGTCGTGGTGATAAGGATTTACAGAATTATATTGAGTATTTTAAAATTTAG
- the trpD gene encoding anthranilate phosphoribosyltransferase, which yields MKDVLNRLINHETLSSEEAKQVLVNISKGMYNQSQIVCFLSVYMMRSITLNELSGFRDALLDLCIAVDLNAYNPIDLCGTGGDGKDTFNISTLASFITAGAGVHVAKHGNYGVSSSCGSSNVMEHLGIKFSNDVDFLKRSIEQAGICVLHAPLFHPAMKEVGPIRKELGVKTFFNMLGPMVNPAFPKNQMVGVFNLELQRLYGYLYQKTDKNYSIIHALDGYDEISLTGKAKIISNNAETLFTSETLGLKAISQESIFGGSSVEESAKIFKKVINGEGTDAQHNVVCANAGLAIATTNQISHQEGFEMAKESLFSGKAKASLEKLIALSR from the coding sequence ATGAAAGACGTATTAAACAGATTAATAAATCACGAAACCCTCTCTAGTGAAGAAGCCAAACAAGTTTTGGTAAACATCTCTAAAGGGATGTACAACCAAAGTCAGATTGTTTGTTTTCTATCCGTTTACATGATGCGTAGTATTACGCTCAATGAGTTAAGCGGATTTAGAGATGCGCTTTTAGATTTATGTATTGCGGTAGATTTAAACGCATATAATCCTATTGATTTATGTGGTACTGGTGGCGATGGCAAAGACACATTTAACATTTCAACTTTAGCCTCTTTTATTACTGCAGGCGCAGGTGTACATGTGGCAAAACATGGCAATTATGGTGTATCTTCATCTTGTGGGTCATCCAATGTTATGGAACATTTAGGTATTAAATTTTCTAACGATGTCGATTTTTTAAAACGTTCTATTGAGCAGGCGGGTATTTGTGTTTTACACGCCCCCCTATTCCACCCTGCCATGAAAGAAGTAGGCCCAATACGAAAAGAACTTGGAGTAAAAACCTTTTTTAATATGTTAGGCCCCATGGTTAATCCGGCCTTTCCTAAAAATCAAATGGTAGGTGTTTTTAACTTAGAATTACAGCGCTTATACGGTTACTTATATCAAAAAACCGATAAAAATTATAGCATCATCCACGCTTTAGATGGTTATGATGAAATTTCCTTAACGGGAAAAGCTAAAATCATTTCCAATAACGCCGAAACGCTTTTTACCTCAGAAACTTTAGGTTTAAAAGCCATTTCTCAAGAATCCATTTTTGGAGGAAGTTCTGTGGAAGAATCGGCCAAAATATTTAAAAAAGTAATAAATGGTGAAGGTACTGATGCGCAACACAACGTGGTTTGTGCCAATGCCGGTTTAGCTATTGCAACAACAAATCAAATTTCACATCAAGAAGGTTTTGAAATGGCTAAAGAATCGTTATTCTCGGGAAAAGCGAAAGCGAGTTTAGAAAAGTTAATTGCTCTTAGTAGATAG
- the nqrF gene encoding NADH:ubiquinone reductase (Na(+)-transporting) subunit F — protein MILAASTTGTIVVTVIAFLIITLLLVTLLLVVKQKLSPSGPVKITINGEKEIEVASGGSLLSTLGNSKIFLPSACGGGGTCIQCECHVLEGGGEALPTEVPHFTRKELQHGARLACQVKVKQDMNITIPEEVFGIKKWEATVVRNYNVASFIKEFVVEIPEDMGYKAGGYIQIEIPPCEVKYSDMDITAHPEEHDTPDKFQAEWDKFNLWPLVMKNSETVERAYSMASYPAEGREIMLNVRVACPPWDRAKNGWMDVNPGVASSYIFNQKPGDKVIISGPYGEFFINESESEMLYVGGGAGMAPMRSHLYHLFKTLKTGRKVTYWYGGRSKRELFYLEHFRELEKEFPNFRFFLALSEPLPEDNWQVKADIDSPGDGFVGFIHNCVIDNYLSKHEAPEDIELYFCGPPLMNNAVQKMGEDFGIPDEHIRFDDFGG, from the coding sequence ATGATTTTAGCAGCAAGTACAACAGGAACTATTGTAGTAACGGTAATCGCCTTTTTAATTATTACGCTTTTATTGGTTACTTTATTATTAGTTGTAAAACAAAAATTATCACCTTCTGGTCCTGTAAAGATCACGATTAATGGTGAAAAGGAAATAGAAGTAGCTTCAGGTGGAAGTTTACTTTCAACTTTAGGAAACTCAAAAATATTCTTACCATCAGCTTGTGGTGGTGGTGGAACTTGTATCCAGTGTGAATGTCATGTTTTAGAAGGTGGTGGTGAAGCACTTCCTACTGAAGTACCTCATTTCACAAGAAAAGAATTACAACATGGAGCACGTTTAGCTTGTCAAGTTAAAGTGAAACAAGACATGAATATCACGATTCCTGAAGAAGTATTCGGAATTAAAAAATGGGAAGCTACTGTAGTGCGTAACTACAATGTGGCATCTTTTATTAAAGAATTTGTTGTAGAGATTCCTGAAGATATGGGCTACAAAGCTGGTGGATATATTCAAATTGAAATTCCACCATGTGAAGTGAAGTATTCTGATATGGATATTACTGCTCATCCAGAAGAGCATGATACACCAGATAAGTTTCAAGCCGAGTGGGATAAATTCAATTTATGGCCATTAGTAATGAAGAATAGTGAAACGGTTGAAAGAGCGTATTCTATGGCTTCTTACCCAGCTGAAGGGCGTGAAATTATGTTGAACGTTCGTGTGGCTTGTCCGCCATGGGATCGTGCTAAAAACGGTTGGATGGATGTAAATCCAGGTGTAGCGTCTTCATATATCTTTAATCAAAAGCCAGGAGATAAAGTTATTATTTCAGGACCTTACGGTGAATTCTTTATCAACGAGTCTGAAAGCGAAATGCTTTACGTTGGTGGTGGTGCTGGTATGGCTCCAATGCGTTCACACTTATACCATCTTTTCAAAACCTTAAAAACAGGTAGAAAAGTAACTTATTGGTACGGTGGACGATCTAAACGTGAATTATTCTATTTAGAGCACTTCCGTGAATTAGAGAAGGAGTTCCCGAACTTTAGATTTTTCTTAGCCTTATCTGAACCTTTACCAGAAGATAACTGGCAAGTAAAAGCGGATATTGACTCTCCAGGAGATGGTTTCGTTGGTTTCATTCACAATTGTGTGATTGATAATTACCTAAGTAAACACGAAGCGCCTGAGGATATTGAATTGTATTTCTGTGGACCACCATTAATGAATAATGCGGTACAGAAAATGGGAGAAGATTTTGGAATTCCTGATGAGCACATCCGTTTTGATGACTTTGGAGGATAG
- the trpA gene encoding tryptophan synthase subunit alpha: MNRINKKLSEDKKLLSIYFTAGYPSLNDTVSIIEDLEKSGVDMIEIGLPFSDPLADGPTIQESSTKALKNGMTTEVLFDQLKDIRKTVNIPLIIMGYFNPMFQYGVEAFCKKCQEIGIDGLIIPDLPVDVYHEEYQAIFEKYGLINVFLITPQTSDERIRYIDSISNGFIYMVSSASTTGAQSGFGDEQTQYFERIHKMKLNNPQIIGFGISNNETFTQATQYAKGAIIGSAFVKHVTQEGTKSLNKFIDSILN, encoded by the coding sequence ATGAACAGAATAAATAAAAAACTAAGCGAAGACAAAAAATTACTGTCTATCTATTTTACAGCAGGTTACCCAAGCCTTAACGATACCGTATCAATCATTGAAGATTTAGAAAAAAGCGGTGTCGATATGATTGAAATTGGCTTGCCTTTTAGCGATCCTTTAGCCGATGGACCAACCATTCAGGAAAGTTCAACCAAGGCTTTAAAAAATGGCATGACCACAGAAGTACTTTTCGATCAACTAAAAGACATTCGAAAAACGGTGAATATTCCATTAATCATCATGGGGTATTTTAACCCTATGTTTCAATATGGTGTGGAAGCTTTCTGTAAAAAATGTCAGGAAATTGGTATCGACGGACTTATTATTCCGGATTTACCGGTTGATGTGTATCATGAAGAATACCAAGCTATTTTTGAAAAATACGGCTTAATTAATGTCTTCCTTATTACACCACAAACGAGTGACGAGCGTATTCGTTATATCGATTCTATTTCAAACGGATTTATATACATGGTAAGTAGTGCTAGTACAACGGGAGCGCAATCTGGTTTTGGCGACGAGCAAACACAGTATTTCGAGCGTATCCATAAAATGAAGCTTAATAATCCGCAAATTATTGGTTTCGGTATTAGTAACAACGAGACCTTTACCCAAGCCACACAATACGCAAAAGGCGCCATTATAGGCAGTGCTTTTGTAAAACATGTGACTCAAGAGGGTACTAAAAGTTTAAATAAATTTATAGATTCTATATTAAATTAA
- the trpC gene encoding indole-3-glycerol phosphate synthase TrpC, whose product MNILDKITLDKRKEVELRKSLIPTSQLEQSVLFERPTVSLSDKLRNSKTGIIAEHKRRSPSKSVINHTLSVQDVAQGYEDAGVCGMSVLTDGKYFGGSLDDLLTARASCNLPLLRKEFIIDEYQLLEAKAYGADVILLIAAILTREEIKKYSEFAKSLNLDVLLEVHNEEELHKSIMPSLDMLGVNNRNLKTFDVSLNTSKSLSTLIPNDFVKVSESGISNTEAIKELQPYGYQGFLIGENFMKTDNPGASATAFIKSLL is encoded by the coding sequence ATGAATATATTAGATAAAATCACATTAGATAAACGCAAAGAAGTTGAACTTAGAAAAAGTTTAATTCCCACCTCGCAATTAGAACAGTCTGTTTTATTTGAAAGACCAACCGTTTCCTTATCTGATAAACTACGTAATAGTAAAACAGGAATCATCGCCGAACACAAACGCCGATCGCCATCAAAATCGGTTATTAACCACACCTTAAGCGTTCAAGATGTGGCACAAGGTTATGAAGATGCTGGTGTTTGCGGGATGTCAGTTTTAACAGACGGCAAATATTTTGGAGGTTCTTTAGACGATTTACTTACCGCTAGAGCAAGCTGTAACCTGCCGCTTTTAAGAAAAGAATTTATTATAGATGAATATCAACTTCTAGAAGCCAAAGCTTATGGTGCCGATGTTATCCTTTTAATCGCCGCCATTTTAACCCGCGAGGAGATTAAAAAATATTCAGAGTTTGCAAAAAGCCTAAACTTAGATGTGCTTTTAGAAGTGCATAACGAAGAAGAATTACACAAGTCCATCATGCCAAGCCTAGACATGCTTGGTGTAAACAACAGAAATTTAAAAACCTTTGATGTTAGCTTAAACACGAGTAAATCTTTAAGCACACTTATTCCAAACGATTTCGTAAAAGTTTCCGAAAGCGGCATTAGTAACACTGAAGCCATTAAAGAATTACAACCTTACGGATACCAAGGTTTTTTAATTGGTGAAAATTTCATGAAAACTGATAACCCAGGGGCTAGTGCCACAGCATTTATAAAGAGCCTCCTCTAG
- a CDS encoding Na(+)-translocating NADH-quinone reductase subunit F, whose amino-acid sequence MKTTTRFDAAIHKLYTAFHSNQLNPICCKQCAVGNILDNTDSWKHVSDHHGSLNLNYVGQVHQSMGRKFNGYTPIELLQIEKAFLEACGLETPLHHRHKKPSNSTDKNVLFQGLSAVITLLCKFDNIPNVMDYKRVFKSSEMAITKK is encoded by the coding sequence ATGAAAACGACCACAAGATTCGATGCAGCCATACATAAATTATATACCGCTTTTCACAGTAACCAATTAAACCCAATATGTTGCAAGCAATGTGCTGTGGGCAATATTTTAGATAATACCGATAGTTGGAAACATGTTTCGGACCATCATGGTAGCTTAAACTTAAATTATGTTGGCCAGGTACATCAATCTATGGGACGAAAATTTAATGGCTATACGCCTATAGAATTGCTTCAGATAGAGAAGGCCTTTTTAGAAGCTTGTGGGTTGGAAACACCGCTTCATCACCGTCATAAAAAACCATCAAACTCCACCGACAAAAATGTTTTGTTTCAAGGGCTATCAGCGGTAATAACATTACTGTGTAAGTTCGACAATATACCTAATGTGATGGATTATAAACGGGTATTTAAATCATCAGAAATGGCAATCACTAAAAAATAA
- a CDS encoding DUF805 domain-containing protein, with amino-acid sequence MKYYLKVVRDNYANFNGRARREEYWMFTLFNIIFIIAIMTVFGGIAAATDTPALLGIYGIYILGIFIPSLAVIVRRLHDVGKSGWFYLIGAIPFIGPIWIFVLLVTEGDKGTNQYGPDPKLENADEINDIGKTQIEA; translated from the coding sequence ATGAAATATTATTTAAAAGTAGTTCGTGATAACTATGCAAATTTTAACGGTAGAGCTAGACGCGAAGAGTATTGGATGTTCACATTGTTTAATATCATTTTTATTATAGCTATCATGACTGTTTTTGGTGGCATTGCTGCTGCAACAGACACTCCTGCTTTATTGGGCATATATGGTATCTACATTTTAGGAATTTTCATTCCTTCCTTAGCTGTAATAGTAAGAAGATTGCACGATGTTGGTAAAAGTGGCTGGTTTTATTTAATTGGTGCCATCCCTTTTATTGGTCCTATTTGGATTTTCGTTTTATTAGTAACCGAAGGTGATAAAGGGACTAACCAATATGGTCCAGATCCTAAATTAGAAAACGCTGACGAAATTAATGACATAGGAAAAACTCAAATTGAAGCTTAA
- a CDS encoding phosphoribosylanthranilate isomerase, which produces MKYSDNIEEVAELQPDYLGFIFYEDSARNFEESSIPEIPSTINKTGVFVNADINFVIKKITTLGLQAVQLHGHESPEYCDTLRHTQYILDDVLLKKPEIIKVFSIKDSFNFEELKPYETVCDYFLFDTKGKLPGGNGYTFDWNVLNDYPSTKPFFLSGGIGSNQVKDVEKFIESPASKYCYALDVNSKFEIEPGLKNIELLKEFIKSLSFRK; this is translated from the coding sequence ATGAAGTATTCAGATAATATCGAAGAAGTTGCTGAACTTCAACCCGATTATCTAGGATTTATTTTTTACGAAGATTCTGCTAGAAACTTTGAAGAAAGCAGTATTCCAGAAATACCTAGTACTATCAACAAAACAGGGGTTTTTGTAAATGCCGACATCAATTTTGTAATTAAAAAGATTACCACTCTAGGACTACAAGCCGTTCAATTACATGGCCATGAATCGCCAGAATACTGCGATACCTTGAGACACACGCAATATATTCTTGATGACGTGCTGCTTAAAAAACCAGAAATCATCAAAGTTTTTTCAATAAAAGACAGTTTCAATTTTGAAGAATTAAAGCCTTATGAAACGGTTTGCGATTACTTTCTTTTTGATACCAAAGGGAAACTACCTGGCGGAAACGGCTACACCTTCGATTGGAATGTTCTAAACGACTATCCGTCTACAAAACCATTCTTTTTAAGTGGTGGTATTGGCTCAAATCAAGTTAAGGATGTTGAAAAATTTATAGAAAGTCCAGCTTCAAAGTACTGCTACGCTTTAGATGTAAACAGTAAATTTGAAATCGAGCCCGGATTAAAAAATATAGAATTATTAAAAGAATTTATAAAAAGTTTGTCATTTCGTAAATAA
- a CDS encoding tRNA (cytidine(34)-2'-O)-methyltransferase, which produces MPLNIVLIEPEIPNNTGNIGRLALGSGSNLHIVKPLGFEITDARLKRAGLDYWQHLSVTYYDNAEAFFNKNQGKNMAFLSSKGAKNHWDIPFEDDMFLIFGKESVGLAPEIIEANTERLFKIPLYSEHVRSLNLANAVSIVIYEGLKGMNP; this is translated from the coding sequence ATGCCTCTAAACATCGTACTTATAGAACCTGAAATACCTAACAATACTGGCAACATTGGACGTTTAGCCTTGGGGTCAGGCTCCAATTTACATATCGTAAAACCTCTTGGGTTTGAAATTACAGACGCCCGTTTAAAACGCGCTGGTTTGGATTATTGGCAACATCTTTCGGTAACCTATTACGATAATGCCGAAGCATTTTTTAATAAGAATCAAGGGAAGAACATGGCTTTTCTATCCAGTAAAGGCGCTAAAAACCATTGGGATATTCCTTTTGAAGACGACATGTTTTTAATCTTCGGAAAAGAATCGGTGGGGTTAGCTCCAGAAATTATAGAAGCTAACACGGAAAGGTTATTTAAAATTCCGCTTTATAGCGAACATGTAAGAAGTTTAAATTTAGCCAATGCAGTAAGTATCGTTATTTATGAAGGTTTGAAAGGCATGAATCCATAA
- a CDS encoding FAD:protein FMN transferase — translation MKKLTFVIGLLFLVSCNKEIRNTKLSGNVFGTTYSVIYHSEKNYSKQFDSLFAVLNHSMSNYQENSIISRLNENELVEVDDHFIKVYEASKKIYEETEGAFDPTIGAVVNAWDFGPKGEIEQLDTLKIDWLMRSVGLKQVTLLDNKIIKSKGTFLDFNAIAKGYGVDVIGEFLESQNINDYLVEIGGEIRVRGMNAEKNHLWKVGIESPNFEGEHMISDVVELKDEAMATSGTYRKFKIDKEGKRYAHIIDPKTGFPSKTSLLSISVIGENCMTADAYATAFKTMGIEKVKAFLKDHPELKVYLIFENDNQEIGTLALNGFPEN, via the coding sequence ATGAAAAAATTAACCTTTGTTATTGGTCTTTTATTTTTGGTTTCTTGTAATAAGGAGATTAGAAACACTAAATTATCTGGAAACGTATTTGGAACCACTTATTCTGTGATTTATCATTCAGAAAAAAATTATTCTAAACAATTTGATAGTTTGTTTGCTGTCTTGAATCACTCGATGTCTAATTACCAGGAAAATTCCATCATTTCTAGATTAAATGAAAATGAGTTGGTTGAAGTCGACGATCATTTTATAAAGGTCTATGAGGCTTCAAAAAAAATATATGAAGAAACCGAAGGCGCTTTCGATCCTACTATTGGAGCTGTTGTAAATGCTTGGGATTTTGGACCAAAAGGAGAAATAGAACAGCTAGACACCCTTAAAATAGACTGGCTGATGCGTTCGGTGGGATTAAAGCAGGTGACATTACTAGACAATAAAATAATTAAATCCAAAGGCACCTTTTTAGACTTCAATGCCATTGCAAAAGGTTATGGGGTTGATGTGATAGGTGAGTTTTTAGAATCACAAAATATAAATGATTATTTGGTTGAAATTGGTGGAGAAATAAGAGTGCGAGGCATGAATGCTGAAAAAAACCACTTATGGAAAGTTGGAATTGAGAGTCCGAATTTTGAAGGCGAACATATGATTTCTGATGTCGTTGAGCTTAAAGATGAAGCTATGGCAACTTCAGGAACTTACAGGAAATTTAAAATTGACAAAGAAGGTAAGCGTTACGCTCATATTATCGACCCTAAAACCGGTTTTCCTAGTAAAACGAGCTTATTAAGTATTTCTGTGATTGGCGAAAATTGCATGACGGCTGATGCTTATGCAACTGCTTTTAAAACTATGGGCATAGAGAAGGTAAAAGCCTTTTTAAAAGACCATCCTGAACTTAAAGTGTATTTGATTTTTGAAAACGACAATCAAGAAATAGGAACTTTGGCACTTAATGGTTTTCCGGAAAATTAA
- a CDS encoding Na(+)-translocating NADH-quinone reductase subunit F, translating to MSKPLTEQELHNLAMNHVGKDLEERGFEFIAINSKLKKHPQFVCIDKNNQYFFVIVRAVILPENPNNYDVVWMESFKNHAREQNAKVLYAGVGIGSLECEKASIYLNTDYLLEYNGIQFLETNLN from the coding sequence ATGAGTAAACCGCTTACAGAACAAGAATTACATAATTTAGCCATGAATCATGTTGGTAAAGATTTAGAAGAACGTGGTTTTGAGTTTATTGCGATTAATAGTAAGCTAAAAAAGCATCCTCAATTTGTATGTATTGATAAAAACAACCAATATTTTTTTGTAATTGTAAGAGCCGTTATTTTACCGGAAAACCCGAATAATTATGATGTTGTTTGGATGGAATCCTTTAAAAATCATGCCAGAGAACAAAATGCTAAAGTTTTATATGCTGGTGTAGGTATTGGCAGTTTAGAGTGCGAAAAAGCTTCAATTTATTTAAATACCGATTATTTGCTAGAGTACAACGGCATTCAATTTTTAGAAACCAATTTAAACTAA